The genome window TCAAGATGAGGGCATTCCCGCCCTGCAAACCTGGCTCATGAAGGCCATGAGCAATTCCTGCGTCTTTCATGAACGTCTGATCGCTGATGAATCTGAAATCATCACTGAAACCATCGTTGAATTGGTCGATGAGCTAGGTTGTGACCTGGTGCTCACCACGGGCGGCACGGGCCCCTCCAGGCGAGATGTCACCCCTGAGGCAACCTTAGATGCCGGCACCCGAGAAATGCCCGGATTTGGCGAGCAAATGCGTCAAATTAGCCTCAAATTTGTCCCCACTGCCATTCTGTCCAGACAAACAGCCGTTCTTCGTGAAATTGAAGGGCACGCTGCCCTTGTAATCAATCTGCCTGGTCAACCCAAGGCTATTGCAGAGACCCTCGAGGGCCTCAAGGATGAGAATGGCAAATCCATCGTGCCAGGAATCTTTGCTGCAGTGCCCTACTGCATCGACCTGATTGGTGGACCTTATATCGATACCAATGAGGATGTCATTAAAGCCTTCAGACCTAAGAGCGCCATCAAGAAATCATCTTAAGGTAGCGGTACGATAAATTTATCGCGGTAGTACTTCAGTTCCTCAATGGATTCTTCGATATCCGCCAAAGCAGTATGTGCCTGCTTTTTGGTAAAGCCCTTTACCAACTCTGGGTGCCATCGTTTGCACAACTCTTTCAGAGTGGAAACATCGATATTTCGATAATGAAAGTACGCCTCTAATTTGGGCATGTACTTAGCCATAAAGCGACGATCCTGACCGATAGTGTTACCACACATTGGCGCAATCCCAGCTTTGATGTATTTCTTTAAAAAAGCAATGCATTCTGCTTCAACGGTCGCCTCATCCATAGTGGATGCCTTAACCTTATCAATCAGTCCTGAGCGTCCATGGGTGCCCTTATTCCAAGCATCCATCGCATCCAAAAGCGCATCATTTTGATGTACCACCCAAACTGGGGCAGTAGCTATCGTATTGAGATGGGCATCAGTCACAATAATGGCGATTTCTAGGATGCGCTCGGTTTCCGGATCCAAACCAGACATCTCCATATCCACCCAGATGAGGTGCTCACTGGCTGGCGCCGTCTTGACTGCTGCAGTATTCGTTTGTTCGCTCATATCTATAATGATCTCATGACATTCACAATTATTTTCCTAATCGCTTTTATAGCCAGTTTTGGCCTACGCCACTGGCTCTCCCAACGTCAAATTCGATATGTAGCCCAACATCGAGATGCGGTTCCAGCTGAGTTTGCTGAAAAAGTAACTTTGGCAGAACATCAAAAAGCGGCTGACTACACGATTGCTAAATTGCGCCTAGCGATTTTAGAAAACGGGGTTAGCGCCATCATTTTAATTGCCTTCACCTTACTAGGTGGATTGCAAATTCTTAATATCGCTTTGCTGCAATTCCTGGGCGAAGGTGTTGCTCAGCAAATCGCTTTATTGGTATCAGTAGTGATTATCTCCGGGATCCTGGATATTCCCTTCTCTTGGTACAAGCAGTTTTACCTTGAAGAACGCTTTGGCTTTAATCGCATGACTAAAAAATTATTCTTTAGCGACATGATTAAAGGCTTATCTGTCGGTGGAGCAATTGGTGTTCCATTGCTATGGGTCATACTCACGTTGATGCTAAAGGCGGGTGATCTTTGGTGGCTTTGGGCTTGGGCAGTACTCTCCATATTTAGTCTATTGATGCAGTGGATTTTCCCGACATTCATTGCGCCGATGTTTAATAAGTTCGAAGCCCTAGAAGAAGGCCCGCTGAAAACGCAAATTGAAGCGCTACTAGCCCGCTGTGATTTTGCTAGTCAGGGTTTATTTGTGATGGATGGCAGCAAGCGTAGCGCTCACGGAAATGCATTCTTTGCTGGCATGGGTAAAGCAAAGCGCATTGTGTTCTTTGATACCTTAATTGAAAAATTAAACCCTGGCGAAGTAGAAGCAGTTCTTGCTCATGAATTGGGCCATTTCAAATGTAAGCATATTCGGAAACGTCTGATTGTTTCTTTCGCGATGAGCTTTGCGATGTTTGCATTGCTGGGCTGGGTTAGTACGCAGGTTTGGTTCTACACCGACCTAGGTGTGATGCCTAATCTCAATGGTTATAACGGTGGCCTTGCTTTAGCATTGTTCATGCTGGTATCACCGGTATTTGGCTTCTTCTTTACGCCACTAGGAAGTCTTGCTTCACGCAAACATGAATATGAGGCAGATGGCTTTGCGGCTGAAAAATCTTCTGCTCAAGATTTAATCTCCGCTCTAGTAAAGCTCTATCAAGATAATGCCTCAACATTGACGCCAGATCCAATCTATACCGCTTTCTACAGCTCCCATCCTCCTGCTCCATTACGCATTGCTAACTTACAGCGTTTCAGTTAATTTCAAATTATTAGAATGGAACAATTTCGCGCGCTACTGACTGCTTCCTATGGAAGACATTATTTAGCGCAGCGACTGGTGACTGATGCACTTGGCAATGAATCACCGAACGGCCCATTAATTCAGGTAAGTACCCCTGCTAAGCAACACATTGGCGCAGTGGGTGATCGCATGTTGCTGGAGATGACCTCTGCAGATCAAGCACGCATCATTGAGATTGAGCCACGGGAAAATATTCTTTATCGCTCGGATGCATTTAAGAGCAAGATCATCGCTTCTAACGTTGATCAAATTCTAGTAGTGCTTGCTACGCAACCTGCTTTCTCGCCCGACCTATTAGGCAGGGCCGTGGTTGCTGCTGAAGCCAATCAAATTGGTTTGCATATCCTACTCAACAAGTGCGATCTCAAAGACAACTTAGAGCAGGCGCGCAAGATCATTGAACCGTATGCGCGCATGGGCTACCCAGTCAGTGAGGTCTCTGCCAAATTTGATCCCACCTCAATTGATCAGTTGCGTCCTGCCTTAGCCGGCAAAATATCTGTCTTTGTAGGTCAGTCAGGCATGGGTAAATCTAGCCTCTTGAATGCCTGGGTTCCAAATGCCGCGGCACTGACTCAGGAATATTCTGTACGCCTAGATACTGGTAAGCACACCACCACAGCCTGTCGTTACTTTGAATTACCTGAAGGCTGGGGAAGAGACGCATCCGGTAAGTTGGGCGCACTGATTGATTCACCAGGTTTTCAGGAGTTTGGCTTGGCGCATATGTCCGTCAGTGAATTGCAACATGCCTTTAGAGAATTTAAAGACTTGCATGGTAAATGTCGCTTTCACAATTGCGCCCATCAGTCTGAACCCGATTGCGCAGTGCGTGATGCGGTAGACAAAAATGAAATAGCGCCAGAAAGACTGGCGCTATTTAGACAGCTACGTTCAGATTCGAAAACAGCAGATACCCAAATTCAGGGAATTAGCCAAGCCAAAGAGCGATGGTCAGCATTAGCAACAAAGCCATCCAAGCGATAACCAAACGCCATACCAAACCTACAGCAGAACGCATAGTTCGCTCGGTTGGCTCAAGACCTACTTCATAGATTAGCGGCTCTCCAGCCTCTGCCATACGCAAGGCTTCGTCACTATCAGGCTCGCTCAAGGGCTCACCTAAGCGCACACCTAGCGCACCACTGCCAGCAGCCAAGATCACGGCAGATAAAGGATCAGACCATTTTTGGGTGAGATAGCGCCATGCATATACTGCACCTTCGAAGTTTCCAACAATCGCAAAGCCCATTGCTGTAATGCGTGATGGAATCCAATCGAGTACATAAAAGAAATGACGAGCCGCTTCGCTCAAGTTGTAATCACGCTCAGACCAACGCTGAGCGGCAATATCCGCCAAACGATAGAGCACTACACCTGCAGGACCCATTGGCATCATGAACCAGAACAACACACCAAAGACATGGCGATGGGAACCGATGATGGCGCGCTCAAGCGCTAATGAAATGACTTCTGTTTCAGAGAGATCTGAAACATCCAAGTCAGGGCCGTACCATTCGCCAAGTGCAGCGCGCGCCGCCGGTAAATCATGCGCCTCAATCGCTTCATGTACCAAGGTAAATGAATGACTGAACTGACGGAAACCAAAAAATAAATAGGCAATGACGATGTTCCACAAGAATCCCAGAATAGGATAGGTCACCATGCAAGTGACATACACCATGAACACCAAGAAAGTAGGTAGAACAAATGCTACCAAGCAGGCCATACGTGCACCAACTGGGCTTGCACCTTCTTCAGTCTTGCCACCGAATTCGCCAGCGACCCAATCCAGCCAACGGGTACTCAAGCGAGCAATCCAATGATTAGCAGTTACTGGGCGATATTGCTCAGCAATGAGGGCGAAGAGAATGGAGAAGAAAGTCATACTTTTAATAAATGATAAAGGTTACGCAACATTCCCGCAGTAGCACCCCAAATAAAGCGGTTCTCATAGGGCATTGAATAAAAACGTCGGCCGCCCTGCTCACTTTGCCACAGTCTGACCTGGTGGTTAGCAGGATCCAACAAAAAACGTAGGGGAACCTCAAAAACATCTGCCACTTCAAATGCATCTAAGACATATTCTGCCTGAGGCTGAACTAATCCTACTACTGGTGTGACGCTATAGCCAGAAACTGTCAAATATTGGGGTAGATAACCTATGATCTCAACCCTTTTTCGATCTAAACCAATTTCCTCTTGGCTCTCTCGTAATGCCGTGTCATCTGGGCTCAGATCTTCCGGATCCATCCGCCCACCCGGAAAGCTAATCTGCCCTGCATGATCACGTAAGTGATTGGTTCTTTGTGTAAGTAAAACAGAGAGGCCCCCTTCTTTCAGCAGCAAAGGGATCAATACTGCTGCACGCGTGACTTTTCCAGCCGCCTGACGCTTAGCAATGATGTCGGCAGCAATCACATGGCGATTCTCATCCGTAATCTCTGGTTGCCATTCTGGTTGATGCTGAAGACGTGCCTTTAAAGCCTTTGGCTCCAGTAATTCGGGAGCTACCTTTTTATCCTGAATGCAGACCTCATGAATAGGAATCTCTTCCGCATTAAATCCAGGAGGCGCAGCAACATTGATGGCATCTTCTTCAGGCTTTGAGATCTTGGACATGGTCATATTCTAAGGTAACAAAAAAGGCGACCGAGGCCGCCTTTCTGTTTACCTCAATGCAGCAATTATTCAGCAGCAACAGCAGCTGTTGGTTTAACGCGTGCTTGAAGTTTTTCTTTAATACGTGCTGACTTACCAGAACGATCGCGCAAGTAGTACAACTTAGCACGACGTACATCACCGCGACGCTTCACTTCAACGCTAGCGATCAATGGTGAGTAGGTTTGGAAAGTACGCTCAACGCCTTCACCAGAAGAAATCTTGCGCACGATAAAGCTGGAATTGAGTCCGCGATTACGTTTAGCAATCACAACGCCTTCAAAGGCCTGGGTACGCTTACGTGTACCTTCAACTACGTTTACGCTAACAACTACTGTGTCACCAGGTGCGAAGCTTGGCAATACTTTGTTAGCACTTAAGCGAGCAATTTCTTCTTGCTCAATTTTTGCAATTAAATTCATTTTTAATCCTTAAACATCATATTAGCGTTTAATCCCGAGATTTAAATCAACGGACCTAATAGAGGATGCAGTTAAAACAATTTCACTAAACCAAAAACCAAACCACTTA of Polynucleobacter sp. AP-Titi-500A-B4 contains these proteins:
- a CDS encoding M48 family metallopeptidase encodes the protein MTFTIIFLIAFIASFGLRHWLSQRQIRYVAQHRDAVPAEFAEKVTLAEHQKAADYTIAKLRLAILENGVSAIILIAFTLLGGLQILNIALLQFLGEGVAQQIALLVSVVIISGILDIPFSWYKQFYLEERFGFNRMTKKLFFSDMIKGLSVGGAIGVPLLWVILTLMLKAGDLWWLWAWAVLSIFSLLMQWIFPTFIAPMFNKFEALEEGPLKTQIEALLARCDFASQGLFVMDGSKRSAHGNAFFAGMGKAKRIVFFDTLIEKLNPGEVEAVLAHELGHFKCKHIRKRLIVSFAMSFAMFALLGWVSTQVWFYTDLGVMPNLNGYNGGLALALFMLVSPVFGFFFTPLGSLASRKHEYEADGFAAEKSSAQDLISALVKLYQDNASTLTPDPIYTAFYSSHPPAPLRIANLQRFS
- the rplS gene encoding 50S ribosomal protein L19, whose translation is MNLIAKIEQEEIARLSANKVLPSFAPGDTVVVSVNVVEGTRKRTQAFEGVVIAKRNRGLNSSFIVRKISSGEGVERTFQTYSPLIASVEVKRRGDVRRAKLYYLRDRSGKSARIKEKLQARVKPTAAVAAE
- a CDS encoding CoA pyrophosphatase; the encoded protein is MSKISKPEEDAINVAAPPGFNAEEIPIHEVCIQDKKVAPELLEPKALKARLQHQPEWQPEITDENRHVIAADIIAKRQAAGKVTRAAVLIPLLLKEGGLSVLLTQRTNHLRDHAGQISFPGGRMDPEDLSPDDTALRESQEEIGLDRKRVEIIGYLPQYLTVSGYSVTPVVGLVQPQAEYVLDAFEVADVFEVPLRFLLDPANHQVRLWQSEQGGRRFYSMPYENRFIWGATAGMLRNLYHLLKV
- the mog gene encoding molybdopterin adenylyltransferase gives rise to the protein MKHNEAWKRSSPNEVKIGLISISDRASKGVYQDEGIPALQTWLMKAMSNSCVFHERLIADESEIITETIVELVDELGCDLVLTTGGTGPSRRDVTPEATLDAGTREMPGFGEQMRQISLKFVPTAILSRQTAVLREIEGHAALVINLPGQPKAIAETLEGLKDENGKSIVPGIFAAVPYCIDLIGGPYIDTNEDVIKAFRPKSAIKKSS
- the rsgA gene encoding ribosome small subunit-dependent GTPase A translates to MEQFRALLTASYGRHYLAQRLVTDALGNESPNGPLIQVSTPAKQHIGAVGDRMLLEMTSADQARIIEIEPRENILYRSDAFKSKIIASNVDQILVVLATQPAFSPDLLGRAVVAAEANQIGLHILLNKCDLKDNLEQARKIIEPYARMGYPVSEVSAKFDPTSIDQLRPALAGKISVFVGQSGMGKSSLLNAWVPNAAALTQEYSVRLDTGKHTTTACRYFELPEGWGRDASGKLGALIDSPGFQEFGLAHMSVSELQHAFREFKDLHGKCRFHNCAHQSEPDCAVRDAVDKNEIAPERLALFRQLRSDSKTADTQIQGISQAKERWSALATKPSKR
- a CDS encoding CobD/CbiB family protein; its protein translation is MTFFSILFALIAEQYRPVTANHWIARLSTRWLDWVAGEFGGKTEEGASPVGARMACLVAFVLPTFLVFMVYVTCMVTYPILGFLWNIVIAYLFFGFRQFSHSFTLVHEAIEAHDLPAARAALGEWYGPDLDVSDLSETEVISLALERAIIGSHRHVFGVLFWFMMPMGPAGVVLYRLADIAAQRWSERDYNLSEAARHFFYVLDWIPSRITAMGFAIVGNFEGAVYAWRYLTQKWSDPLSAVILAAGSGALGVRLGEPLSEPDSDEALRMAEAGEPLIYEVGLEPTERTMRSAVGLVWRLVIAWMALLLMLTIALWLG
- the orn gene encoding oligoribonuclease, translated to MSEQTNTAAVKTAPASEHLIWVDMEMSGLDPETERILEIAIIVTDAHLNTIATAPVWVVHQNDALLDAMDAWNKGTHGRSGLIDKVKASTMDEATVEAECIAFLKKYIKAGIAPMCGNTIGQDRRFMAKYMPKLEAYFHYRNIDVSTLKELCKRWHPELVKGFTKKQAHTALADIEESIEELKYYRDKFIVPLP